The window GCGTGACGCAGACCTTGCTGGTCGAGCCGCCGCCGGCGGCGGCGTCCATGCCGGCGCCGTTGCGGCCCATCATCTCTTCCATCTGCTTGCGCTGCGCCGGCGGCATGGCGGCGATCTGCTTGCGCATCTGCTCCATCTGCGCCTGCTGGGCAGGATCAAGCTCCATCTGCTGCTTGATCTGCCACAGGCCCGGCTTCATGGCGGTCTGACTCTGCGCCGGCCCGACCATCCCCGACATCCCTACTGCGCACAGCAGCGCCGCGGTACGCGTTCCGAAGTGGCTCACGGTCGTCTCCTCGTCCAGCCCGGGCATCGACCCGCGCCGGCATGGCGCCGTTCAGTCGTCGAGACCCAGTTCCTGGATTTTGCGCGTGATCGTGTTGCGGCCGATACCGAGCTTGTGGGCCGCCTCGATGCGACGGCCGCGCGTGATGTCGAGCGCGGTGTGGATCAGGCGCGCCTCGAACTTGTCGGTCAGGGCCTGCCAGACGTCGGGCACGCCGGCCTCCAGCAGGGCGCGGGCCTCGCGCTCCAGGTCGTCGAGCCAGAGACCGGCAACCGCGGCGGCCACCGCGCTCGGCGTGGCGGCCAGGCCGGACACCCCCGGCTCGCCGGCCGGAGCGGCGGGTGCCTCGGACAGGCCACCAGGGCCCGCGGCCAGCGTCACGGCCGCCGCGGGAGCGGCCAGGGCCGCGGTGGTCAGTTCCGGCGGCAGGTCCTTGGCGTCGACCATCTGCGCCGGCGCCATCACCGTGAGCCAGTGGCAGATGTTCTCGAGCTGCCGCACGTTGCCGGGGTAGTCGAAGCTTGACAGCCGAGCCAGCGCGGCCTCGCTCAGGCGCTTGGCCTCGACGCCCAGTTCCTTGGCGCTCTTCTGCAGGAAGGAGCGCGCCAGCGCCGGGATGTCCTCGCGCCGCTCGCGCAGCGCCGGCAGACGCAGGCGGATCACGTTGAGGCGGTGGAACAAGTCTTCGCGGAAGGCGCCCTGCTTCACTCGCTGCTCGAGATCCTGGTGGGTGGCGGCGATCACGCGCACCGTGCTCTTCAGTGGGTTGTGCCCGCCAACGCGATAGAACTGCCCGTCGCTCAGCACGCGCAGCAGGCGCGTCTGCAGGTCGAAGGGCATGTCGCCGATCTCGTCGAGGAACAGCGTGCCGCCGTCGGCCTGCTCGAAGCGCCCGCGCCGCGTGGTCTGCGCGCCGGTGAAGGCGCCGCGCTCGTGGCCGAACAGCTCGCTCTCGAGAAGGTCCTTCGGGATCGCCGCGGTGTTGATGGCGACGAACGGGCCGCTGGCGCGCGAGCTGTGCTTGTGCAGCGCATGCGCCACCAGTTCCTTGCCGGAGCCGCTCTCACCGGTAATGAGCACGGTGACGTTGCTCTGGCTCAGGCGACCGATGGCACGGAACACGTCCTGCATCGCCGGGGCCTGGCCGAGCATCTCGGGCACCTGGGTCAGGCGCTCGTCGCCCTCGTCCTCGCGCAGGCTCTCGTCGAGCGCGCGGCGGATCAGCTCCACGGCCTTGGGCAGGTCGAAGGGCTTCGGCAGGTATTCGAAGGCCCCGCCCTGGAAGGCCGAGACGGCGCTGTCGAGGTCGGAGTAGGCGGTCATGATGATGACCGGCAGGGCCGGCAGCCGCTCCTTGAGCGTTCCGAGCAGGTCGATGCCCGAGCCGCCGGGCATGCGGATGTCGCTCACCAGCACCTGCGGCGCGTCGCCGTCGTCGAGCGCCGCGAGCACGTCGCGCGGGTTCGCGAAGCAGCGCACCGGCAGCTCCTCGCGTTGCAGGGCCTTCTGGAGCACGAAGCGGATGGATTGATCGTCGTCGACGATCCAGATGGATTTCATGCGGCTCTGCGATCCCTGAGCGTCTTGCCAGCCGCAGCCCCGACAACGGGTCAGGGTAACGGCATCGTGATTTTGAACAGCGTCCTGCCCGGTTCACTCTCGCATTCGATCGTGCCCTGATGTTGCGCCACGAAGGTCTGTGCCAGTGTGAGCCCCAAGCCCGATCCGCCATCGCGCCCAGAAACCAGGGGGTAGAAGATGCGATCACGGATGGCCTCGGGAACGCCCGGACCGTTGTCCTCAATATGCAATTCCAGTGCCAAACGAAAGCGCTGCTTGCCGAGCGTGACCTGCCGGGCGATCCGCGTGCGCAGCACGATGCGGGCGTCACCGGCCACCATGCGCTCGCCCAGCGCCTGGGCGGCGTTGTGGGCGATGTTCAGCACCGCCTGGATCAGCTGCTCGCGGTCGCCGCGGAAGTCGGGGATGGATGTGTCGTAGTCGCGTTCGATCCGGAGCCCGCGGGGAAACTCGGCCACGATCAGGGCGCGCACCCGCTCGCACACCTCGTGGATGTTGACGTCGCCCACCACGTGCGGGCGGCGGTGCGGCGCCAGCAGCCGGTCGACCAGCGCCTGCAGGCGGTCGGCCTCGTGGATGATGACCTGGGCGTATTCGCTCAGGCCCTTGGACTCGACCTCCATCTGCAGCAGTTGCGCCGCGCCACGGATGCCGCCCAGCGGGTTCTTGATCTCGTGCGCCAGGTTGCGAATCAGCTCCTTGGTGGCGCGCACCTGGTCCAGCGCGCGCTCCTCGCGGTCCTGCCGGGTCTGCTGCTCGATCTCGATCAGCTCGACCA is drawn from Methylibium petroleiphilum PM1 and contains these coding sequences:
- a CDS encoding DUF3617 domain-containing protein, translated to MSHFGTRTAALLCAVGMSGMVGPAQSQTAMKPGLWQIKQQMELDPAQQAQMEQMRKQIAAMPPAQRKQMEEMMGRNGAGMDAAAGGGSTSKVCVTPDDVARQSVPMEQRPDCKYDQSRSGATTNIKYVCTKPPSQGDIEITTLGPERYTMKMRGTGGAKGTKMAMQGEGQWLGADCGSVKPLPRPPAAAK
- the ntrC gene encoding nitrogen regulation protein NR(I), encoding MKSIWIVDDDQSIRFVLQKALQREELPVRCFANPRDVLAALDDGDAPQVLVSDIRMPGGSGIDLLGTLKERLPALPVIIMTAYSDLDSAVSAFQGGAFEYLPKPFDLPKAVELIRRALDESLREDEGDERLTQVPEMLGQAPAMQDVFRAIGRLSQSNVTVLITGESGSGKELVAHALHKHSSRASGPFVAINTAAIPKDLLESELFGHERGAFTGAQTTRRGRFEQADGGTLFLDEIGDMPFDLQTRLLRVLSDGQFYRVGGHNPLKSTVRVIAATHQDLEQRVKQGAFREDLFHRLNVIRLRLPALRERREDIPALARSFLQKSAKELGVEAKRLSEAALARLSSFDYPGNVRQLENICHWLTVMAPAQMVDAKDLPPELTTAALAAPAAAVTLAAGPGGLSEAPAAPAGEPGVSGLAATPSAVAAAVAGLWLDDLEREARALLEAGVPDVWQALTDKFEARLIHTALDITRGRRIEAAHKLGIGRNTITRKIQELGLDD
- the glnL gene encoding nitrogen regulation protein NR(II); this translates as MAERRGIAVAAGTTSTTLPAAAHWSEAFDLLATMVAVVQPDGRCLFANAAFENVLGLSRRNVLRRDWFEWFVDPSLLRDTVAAVACNEFSTSRLDAQLKRPFVSPGEPLLVHVIVNQMEQSDVTLVELIEIEQQTRQDREERALDQVRATKELIRNLAHEIKNPLGGIRGAAQLLQMEVESKGLSEYAQVIIHEADRLQALVDRLLAPHRRPHVVGDVNIHEVCERVRALIVAEFPRGLRIERDYDTSIPDFRGDREQLIQAVLNIAHNAAQALGERMVAGDARIVLRTRIARQVTLGKQRFRLALELHIEDNGPGVPEAIRDRIFYPLVSGRDGGSGLGLTLAQTFVAQHQGTIECESEPGRTLFKITMPLP